The genomic window ACGCTTAAAACAAGCTGGTGCTACTGTAAGTATTAAAACACTTAGAGGCATAGGCTAAAAATTGGAAGTGAACGATCCTTGAATTCTTTGTATAAAAAATTTGTTTTAGCAGTTGCCCTTATTCTTAGTATAAGTCTACTTATCGCCTTTACCTTTTCAAATGTAATTTATTACACCCACACTAAAACCTCCATTAATGATGAAATGGTGAGCACAGCTACCACTATTGCGAATGATTTGGAAGAACTTCATCACAATGCTGAGACGTTACATGCATATTTAACGTCTATAAGTAATCTTGGTTATCAATTAATGCTCGTTTCTTCAGAATCCACCAAAACATTTGGAGAACCTTTTAAAAACGATGAGTTACCATTAGCAATTTCTGAGCCCATTCTCACTAATCAGGTCGTTTACAATGGCATTCGAGATTATCAAAGCCCTTTACTCATTATGGGTCACTTTTCTAACAATGCCTTAAATACTGTAGGTGTTCCAGTTCGTGTGGATGGAACCACTTATGCTTTATTTGCAAGGCAAGAGAATCAGTTGATCTTCTCAAACATTCATGCAATTTTAGTCGGTTTTGTTGCGACAGTCACTATTATTAGCTTGGCAAGTGTACTCTTAATGACTCGTTATTTGGTACAACCACTCGTTTCACTTAAAAATGCCGCTCATGCAATTTCAAACGAAAATTATTCTTATACTTTGCGAATAAATAGAAAAGATGAAATTGACGAGTTAGCGAAAAGCTTTAATCATATGCAGAATCAGCTACTACATAATGATGAAGCAAGAAAGGCTTTCGTCACCAACATCTCACATGATTTCCAATCCCCCCTTCTCAATATTGAAGGGTACAGTAGTTTATTAGCGAATCAAGAAACACTAACGGAAGAACAACGAGAATTCCTTGGGATTGTTAGAGAAGAATCAAGAAGACTTTCCTCTTTGACAAAACAATTATTGCTTCTTACCTCTTTAGATCAGCGTGATTTCCCTAGCCGATTCGAAACTGTAAGAGTCGATGAGCAGTTAAGATCGATTATTCGCTACAATCAGTGGAAGCTAGAGGATAAACATATTGAAGTAAGTTATTCATTTATACCTGCATCCATCAAAATGGATGAAGAGTTAATGGAAAATGTATGGACGAATTTATTAAATAATGCCATAAAATATAATCGAGACTTTGGAACCATCTTTTTACGTACACACGTACACCAAGATGAACTTGAGGTAACGATACGAGATAGTGGTATAGGCATTAAAGAGGAAGCGATTCCGTTGCTTTACAACCGATTCTATCGTGAAGAACGGGCGCAGAACGTCGGAGGAACTGGATTAGGCCTTTCAATAGTAAAAGAAATTGTTGATCTTCATAAAGGAAGAATGACTGTTAAGAGTGAAGAGAATAAAGGAACAGAAATCAAAGTATTTCTGCCACTCGACGTTACGACAGTTGTTACAGATGAAAAGAGCACTCGTTAATCTTTAGTTTAGGTTTCCCTTTTACAATAGACATTGTTCATTTTCTTAATGAATAAAATTTATTATGGGAGAGTGTTAAGATGTATCAGATTGCATATATTATCCATATTATAGGCGTTGTTTTTTGGGTTGGATCCTTCATTTCACTTGGATTTGTGCTGAAATCCTTAACAAATGTAAACATAGAACATGCGCTGACTAAAACTCTTATTAAAAAACTGCAACAGTGGGTAACGTACGGGGTCATACCTGCTTCTATTTTTGTATTGCTATCTGGTTTATATATGATCATGCCATTTTCGCGTGAAGGAATTCCCTTTTATTTAAGTTTCATGGAACAAGCGGGCTCTGTAACCATTCTTCTCACGATTCTATTTGTGACTATTACAAGCAAGCGTTTAACTAAGAAAATAAAAGAGTTACCTTTAAAAAAGGATAAACCTTTACAAACCCTGACAAAAACGTATGCGAATTACTTATTTGTATCAGCTTTTTTAAGTACGGTAGTAATCATTGTCGTTGGACTTAGAATCGTTTGAGCGTTTCAAAGAGCCTCTTATGGCTCTCTTTTTTGTTCACGAATATGTCTTCATTAATTTAGCTACAGTTTAGATAAACTCTCTAAACTAACCACTACATAGAGGAGGCGTTTTTTTGAAAAAATTACTATATCCCATTACCGACTGGGTTTCTACTAAAAAGGGAATGTGGATAACCATTATAGCTTGGTTACTTTTAATGATTATACTAACATTTGGTCCACCGGTAAGCGATTCCACAGTCACCAATTTCCAATCACTTCCTAATGAAGCTGAATCCATTATAGCGGATTCTAAAATCGAAGAATTATTTCCTAACCAACAAGGGACGCCTGGAATACTTGTATTTCATAACAACTCTTCTGAATTAGACACGAGTCAAATTGGTGAATTTATCCAACAATTGGATGATAAAAATATGGATGGTGTAAAAACGGTTTTACCGTTTCATCTATTACCTGAAGAGGCCTTAACTGAATTCACCTCTGTGGATGGTTCCACCATCATTGTCCCTTATGAGCTAGAGACTTCATTAGGCGCAAGAGAATATAACGACATCAATACGCAAATAGAAGAGTATGGAACCACACTATTAGCAGGTGAAACGGAATTATTTATAACTGGTCCTGTTGGAATAGCCGGGGATACATTAGAATTATTTGAGCAAGCCGATTTTGTTCTATTGCTTGCTACAGTTGTTATCATTTTATTATTGCTCATCATTATTTATCGTTCACCTTTACTAGCAATCATTCCATTGTTTGCTACCATCATTGTTTATCAGATAGTAAATCAACTATTAGGTCTCTTAGGTGCTAACGGATTAGAAATTAATAACTCTACGACTTCTATCATGAGTATATTGTTATTTGCTGCAGTAATCGACTATTCACTCTTTGTTTTTTCACGATACAGAGAGGAGCTATTTGTTAGAGAAAGTAAATATAGTGCAATGAAATCTGCTATGCGAGCAACAGGAGAACCTGTTTTTATTGCAGCTTTAACGGTTCTAGCAGCAGTATCCATTTTGTTCTTTGCGGATTTTAGAGATTATCAAAACTTCGCACCCGTTTTTGGAGTAGCATTAGCAGTCATTAGCATTGCTTCTATCACTCTAGTGCCTGCTTTATTCACATTATTTGGTCGGAAAGCATTTTGGCCAAAAATCCCTAAATATCTTCAAGGTCAGTCTGAGAAACCACAAAATGGTTTTTGGAATCGCTTTGCAAAACTAGTTGTTCGAAGACCGGGATTATTCGGTGGATTAGTAGGGATCATCCTTATTGTTACAGCAAGTAATGTTACAATCATTGATTTTGAATTTAATAGTGTAAAAAACTTCCCTGAGGACCTAGGGTCTAGAGTTGGTTATGACATTGTTGAAGAAAATTTTGATAAAGGCCAATTAGCTCCTACAACCATTTTATTAGAGTCAGAAAATGCACTAGATCCAACTCAGTTAGCCAATCTAGTTGATCAATACACAGCTTACGACGAAATATCAGAAATCAATCAAACCAATACGAATGAGGAAAACTCTGCTATGACGTTAAGCATGTCGTTAGCGCTGAATCCTTACTCAACGGAAGCAATGGATTTTATTGAAACATTTAGAGAAGATTTTTCAAATTCTCTTTCTGATGAGGCAATTGAAGCGAATGTCTACGTTACGGGGACAACGGCGAAACTAGTAGATGAACGAAGCGTAAATAATCAAGATATTGTGCTTATTGTTGTGTTAGAAACCATTTTGATTTTGGCTTTACTTGTAGTATTAACACGATCACTTAAAATGGCTTCTTATATGATAGCCACCATATTGCTTTCCTATCTCTCAGCTATGGGATTAGGAATCTTTTTAGTCGATACATTATTTGGGTTTGATGCCGTTAGTACAAGAGTGCCTGTATACGCCTTTATCTTTTCAGTAGCGCTCGGTATTGACTACAATATAATGTTGGCCTCTAGATTTATTGAAGAAAGAAAACAACATCATGTGAAGAAAGCGTTAGAGATCGCCATCGCGAATACAGGGGCAGTAATTTCCTCTGCGGGTCTTATACTAGCTGCTACATTTGCAGCTCTAACGACAATGCCTGTAGCAGACCTTTTTGTTTTTGGTTTCATCGTATCTATAGGTATCCTTATTGACACGTTTCTAGTAAGAGGCATGTTGTTACCAGCATTTATTCTGTTTTTCGAAAAAGATAAACAGAAAAACCATGAAAAAGTAAAAGAGGGGCTATAACCCCCCTCTTCTTTTGATATTAAATCATTCCTGTATCGATTTGGAATAGTCTTTAACATCATAATTTCTTCAAGTTAGCTACTTTCTTTAACCTTCCACCCTCCATTGACAACCACCCAAACTCCTGTAACATAGAAAGCAATACAATTCAGGTGGAGGAACAGCTCATGGTAAGTATCCGAGACATTGCAAAAAAGGCGGGCGTCTCTATGACTTCCGTCTCTTATGCGTTAAACAACAACCCGAAAATTTCTAAAAAAACCACGGAGCATATTAAACAGGTGGCAGCAGAGCTAAATTACCGCCCTAACGCTGCAGCCCGCACCCTTAAAGCGAGAAAAACGAAAAAAGTAGGCGTATTCATAAAAGAAAGCAAAGGGATCTTCTTTGGAGATATTCTTGCTGGCATTATTGAAACCAGTGCCGAGGCCGGCTATGATACCGTTGTTTGTACAGGTGAAAACGCCACAGATTCTTTAGCTGATGGCTCGGTTGATGGTGGCATTATCATGGATGATTTAATCACCTCTGATGAAATGATGCAATTAGCCGATGCAGGAAAAAAGATGGTCGTACTGGATCGTTTGTTTTATCACAAGCATGTTCGTCAAGTGCTGCTTGATAATCAAAGAGGTGCAACACAAATGATCAAGCATCTTCTCACCTTTCCCGCTGCAAAAACCTATATCGTGACCGGAAATCAAGAGAACTTCGACAGTCAAGAACGGCTTGAAGCCATTCACAAGGTCATTCGAAATACGCCACCCCCTCACCCTGTTCACATCATAACAGGAGAATTTGAGCTTGACGGTGGATTAGAGGCAGCGGAAACGATTATGCAAGAATGGACAGGAGAGCCTGTCAATGTATTTGCCCTTTCAGACAGTACTGCAGTAGGTATGCAACGTTCTTTTCAGGAAAATGGGTTTGTAATAGGAGACCAAATCAAGCTAGCGGGATTTGACAATAATCTATTGAGTCAATATGTCTCACCACCTTTAACAACAGTTGATTACTCAACTAGATCGTGGGGAAATGAAGCCGCAACAGTCTTAATGGCTTTAATAGCTAATAAGGAAGCACACCACGCTCTCGTCCCCACAACATTAATGATAAGAGCCTCTACAAACAGCTAATCAGAGGCTCTTAAAATTTTCTCTTGCATTCTATTTTACTTAAGTCGTATACTGATGTCATCCACAGTTAGTGAAACGTTACAAATTAAATACGTAAAGTATTTATATATTTTTTTACCATTAGGTGAAACGTTTCACCCAATTATTCACTTACGAGGTGTACAGATGACAGAAGAACAATTACAAGCACTTTTACATGAGATGACAACAGCTGAAAAAGTTGGACAGCTCACTCAGTTTGCTGGTGCTTTTTACTCTGAACAAGAGGACAGCACACCTGTGACTGGGCGAATTGAATTCCCAGTTGAAGAAGACATGATCAAAGAAAGTGGGTCTGTTCTCGGTGTAGCCGGAGCAATGAAATTAATGGGTATTCAACGTGAACATTTAAAGAAAAGCCGCTTAGGTATTCCATTGTTATTTATGGCCGATGTTATTAATGGGTTTGAAACCATTTTCCCCATTCCTCTTGGACTTGGTGCAACGTGGGACCCAGCCTTAATCGAAGAATTGCAAACGATTTCAGCTAAAGAAGCAGCTAGTGCAGGTCTCCATATTAGCTTTGCTCCGATGGCTGATTTAGTACGTGATCCACGATGGGGTCGGGTCATGGAATCAACTGGTGAAGATCCACTTTTAAACAGTTTGTTCGCAGCAGCTACTGTTCGCGGACTTCAAGGGAAAGATTCTCTAATTGCCAATGATCGTGTTGGTGCTTGCGTGAAACATTTTGCGGCCTATGGCTTGGCAGAAGGTGGACGTGATTATAATACCGTTGACTTATCAGAAAGAGAGCTTCGAGACAAGCATCTCCCAGCTTATAAAGCTGCCTTAGAAGCTGGCGTCAAGTTAGTGATGACGGCATTTAACACTGTTGATTCAATCCCAGCTACCGCTAACTCAACGTTACTAAGGGATTTATTAAGAGGGGAATTACAGTTTGACGGCGTCGTTATTTCAGATTTTGGTGCCGTTCAAGAACTGATCCCACATGGTGTCGCAGAAAACGAAGCCGAAGCAGCTAAAAAAGCGCTAGAAGCTGGTGTTGATATTGATATGATGAGTTTATCTTATGCCCATTCATTAGCATCGTTAATAGATGAACACATGATTGATTCAACATTCATCGATGAAGCGGTTTTACGTGTTTTGCAATTAAAAAATGAGCTAGGTTTATTTGAAGACCCTTATCGTGGGGTTAGTCTTGAAAAGGAACAAACGGTTGTTGGACACCCTTCACACCTTGCCTTAGCTCAAACAGTTGCAGAAAAAAGTATGGTTTTACTTAAGAACGAAAACGTACTTCCATTAGATAAACAGACATCCGTCGCCTTAATTGGCCCTTATGCAGACAATCAAGACCTGCTTGGAGAATGGTCGATTTTCGGTAAGACAGATCAGACGACTACACTGAGACAAGCCGTTCAGAAACAATATACACATGCGATTTATGCAAAAGGCTCGCAACTTT from Shouchella hunanensis includes these protein-coding regions:
- a CDS encoding LacI family DNA-binding transcriptional regulator, translating into MVSIRDIAKKAGVSMTSVSYALNNNPKISKKTTEHIKQVAAELNYRPNAAARTLKARKTKKVGVFIKESKGIFFGDILAGIIETSAEAGYDTVVCTGENATDSLADGSVDGGIIMDDLITSDEMMQLADAGKKMVVLDRLFYHKHVRQVLLDNQRGATQMIKHLLTFPAAKTYIVTGNQENFDSQERLEAIHKVIRNTPPPHPVHIITGEFELDGGLEAAETIMQEWTGEPVNVFALSDSTAVGMQRSFQENGFVIGDQIKLAGFDNNLLSQYVSPPLTTVDYSTRSWGNEAATVLMALIANKEAHHALVPTTLMIRASTNS
- the bglX gene encoding beta-glucosidase BglX, whose translation is MSSTVSETLQIKYVKYLYIFLPLGETFHPIIHLRGVQMTEEQLQALLHEMTTAEKVGQLTQFAGAFYSEQEDSTPVTGRIEFPVEEDMIKESGSVLGVAGAMKLMGIQREHLKKSRLGIPLLFMADVINGFETIFPIPLGLGATWDPALIEELQTISAKEAASAGLHISFAPMADLVRDPRWGRVMESTGEDPLLNSLFAAATVRGLQGKDSLIANDRVGACVKHFAAYGLAEGGRDYNTVDLSERELRDKHLPAYKAALEAGVKLVMTAFNTVDSIPATANSTLLRDLLRGELQFDGVVISDFGAVQELIPHGVAENEAEAAKKALEAGVDIDMMSLSYAHSLASLIDEHMIDSTFIDEAVLRVLQLKNELGLFEDPYRGVSLEKEQTVVGHPSHLALAQTVAEKSMVLLKNENVLPLDKQTSVALIGPYADNQDLLGEWSIFGKTDQTTTLRQAVQKQYTHAIYAKGSQLYERDEELLKEAIAAMEQTDCLLLALGEGKDRSGEGRSRSSITLAPCQIELARLAKETGKPVIVALFNARPLDLTELEPYADAILECWHPGSEGAKAVVAILSGKVNPSGKLTMSFPRATGQIPVYYNAYQTGRPLPPGSNERFFSRYIDIPNEPLYPFGFGLSYTSFGYSNRSLSSAKWDGSGILTVSVDITNIGEVKGDEIVQLYIQDVVGEVVRPVKELKSFQKVSLSPGETKTVTFEISHDMLQYYHSDLTFASDPGQFRVYVNGSSVCEEENTLTFSLVKS
- a CDS encoding sensor histidine kinase, with amino-acid sequence MNSLYKKFVLAVALILSISLLIAFTFSNVIYYTHTKTSINDEMVSTATTIANDLEELHHNAETLHAYLTSISNLGYQLMLVSSESTKTFGEPFKNDELPLAISEPILTNQVVYNGIRDYQSPLLIMGHFSNNALNTVGVPVRVDGTTYALFARQENQLIFSNIHAILVGFVATVTIISLASVLLMTRYLVQPLVSLKNAAHAISNENYSYTLRINRKDEIDELAKSFNHMQNQLLHNDEARKAFVTNISHDFQSPLLNIEGYSSLLANQETLTEEQREFLGIVREESRRLSSLTKQLLLLTSLDQRDFPSRFETVRVDEQLRSIIRYNQWKLEDKHIEVSYSFIPASIKMDEELMENVWTNLLNNAIKYNRDFGTIFLRTHVHQDELEVTIRDSGIGIKEEAIPLLYNRFYREERAQNVGGTGLGLSIVKEIVDLHKGRMTVKSEENKGTEIKVFLPLDVTTVVTDEKSTR
- a CDS encoding MMPL family transporter, whose product is MKKLLYPITDWVSTKKGMWITIIAWLLLMIILTFGPPVSDSTVTNFQSLPNEAESIIADSKIEELFPNQQGTPGILVFHNNSSELDTSQIGEFIQQLDDKNMDGVKTVLPFHLLPEEALTEFTSVDGSTIIVPYELETSLGAREYNDINTQIEEYGTTLLAGETELFITGPVGIAGDTLELFEQADFVLLLATVVIILLLLIIIYRSPLLAIIPLFATIIVYQIVNQLLGLLGANGLEINNSTTSIMSILLFAAVIDYSLFVFSRYREELFVRESKYSAMKSAMRATGEPVFIAALTVLAAVSILFFADFRDYQNFAPVFGVALAVISIASITLVPALFTLFGRKAFWPKIPKYLQGQSEKPQNGFWNRFAKLVVRRPGLFGGLVGIILIVTASNVTIIDFEFNSVKNFPEDLGSRVGYDIVEENFDKGQLAPTTILLESENALDPTQLANLVDQYTAYDEISEINQTNTNEENSAMTLSMSLALNPYSTEAMDFIETFREDFSNSLSDEAIEANVYVTGTTAKLVDERSVNNQDIVLIVVLETILILALLVVLTRSLKMASYMIATILLSYLSAMGLGIFLVDTLFGFDAVSTRVPVYAFIFSVALGIDYNIMLASRFIEERKQHHVKKALEIAIANTGAVISSAGLILAATFAALTTMPVADLFVFGFIVSIGILIDTFLVRGMLLPAFILFFEKDKQKNHEKVKEGL